The Strix uralensis isolate ZFMK-TIS-50842 chromosome 5, bStrUra1, whole genome shotgun sequence genome segment ACCTGTGACAAGGGGTTTTGGTTATTGCCTAAAACTCCCCAGCGGACTCCGTGCTGCTGCATGAGAAtcagaaagtgaaaataacaGACTGATTTTTGGTCTCCAAAGCTGAATGAAACTGAAAGAGTGAAAGTAACCACAGGCAACTCGACAGCTTTCGGCTGGTGAGTATTTGTAGCAGGGTGATGCTTCATTGGTGACAAGGAGGAGACCCCACTGTCACCTAAGCGTTACCTGCTCTGCATGCACAGGGGCCGTGGCACTCAGTTGGGTGGAGTTAGTATAACTAAAGTTACCCAAATCACGTGCCAATGTTTTCAGCTGAACTGTACTATATTAAAAACACTGTTGATCCTTATGGGGAAGGGATGGATTGAACACATTTGTCTCCAAAATGCAAAGATTGTCACAAGCCAGCATTTGGCATGTTACGTAGAAGAATAGCTCAAGGTAAATAGTTTAAAATGGATAATATACACCTGCTCTCCTTGGGGGGATTAGGCAACCTAGTAAATCTTTCACATCCTTACCTTTTCCCTGCATTTTCTCCATAAATGTGAAACTTCCCACATGGCCCTGGACAAGAATTGTGTTGTTTGCATGGGAGATGGGCCATGTTCCTTAACAGAGAGCTGCACGGCAGACCTGCTTTGAGACCACTTCTGGGACACTGGGGAGGGATAGAAGAAGCAGCTGTTGCCTCTTCTGGGCACCTCAAATCTCTGGTCTGATCTGGATCAGTTTTTTAACCGTCACTTGAGGCTCACGCTCGTTCAAACACCTGGCAAGGGTGAACATACTTGGCATAACGGTATGATGACACATGCGTGTCTAAGCATCGTGGTTGTTGCAAAAGAGTGAGCTGGCCTTGAGGTGTCTATACACCCTCTCTGTCCTCACTCACATCAGCAGAGTATCTCCCAAAACCAGCGGTGACACACAGGTCAATGAGGTGGCATGTCCAGCATCTGGACATCTTCAGGTCCTGCCTGTGGCCATGGGATACCAGGATCTTTGCTGCCCTCTAAAGAGGACAGTCCAGAACAGCATACCTCTCCTCAATTCACATGTCCAAGCGACATTTCTCTTccttacattttgttttctcatgcCCGTTTAGCTTCTGCTGATGTGCTTTACTCCTTCCTGAAGACCTACACTGGTCAATCTACTTAGCATCTCTCTGGCTATTCGTTTGCTTCTTCCACGGGGACCGAAGACTCAAGAGAAGGCTTTGGTGGCACCTCTTTTTCTGCAGTAGAAATAGTGCCCTCCGCTGATGCTGCTCATTCAAAAATCACCTTTTTCCTGCGCTGCAATCACAAGAGTTATTTGCATTTCCCTGCATCTGGACAGCTACCTCAGAGCTTGCCCTGCTTTGAGGGGGGGTTGGACTGCTGTCTTCAGCCTATGAAAGAAAGAAAGCTGAGATAGATGTCAGGAGAACATCCTCGTGGAGAAGCCAGGTCTGGACTTTGATACAATTTCCCCAGAAAAGTACTGCAAGTCCTGTTTCTTTTCAACCATGACATGGAAAAATTATTGGAAGTACTTCATCTACAAATCTCTGGGTTCCCAACTGGGAGAATACTGGAGGATTCAATAGGATTTTTCCATCTCTGACCTTTACAAGTTGAAGAAACGGCACTTTGTCTTACAGGACAGACCACATGGGAGCTGGCCTGCAGGAAAGCTCATTTGACATCACTCACATCACCTCTCCATCCAGAAAGTGCACAGCTCTGGACAACATGTAGGCACCGCCTACACTGACATCAAAGGGAGAATAGTGCCCGTTATTAAGCATTAGAGCACAATTTTTGTGAAAATCAGTGAAATGCAAAAGTATGACCTCATAGACCTTAGGAGCAGGACAAGAGGTTTATGGCTGCTTCTGGTTATTTCTGGTTATAACAACCAACTTGTTACAGAATTTCTAGACTGTTATCTATGTTTTAAACACAGTAAGTTTTTTGGATATACTCAGGAAAGTTTGCCCGGATTAATTAAAACTGTGGACAAGTGGAAGAGTTTGGGTTCATTCCCACTAATCATTCGTTCACAACTAACTGGActtattttcctccattttcaaaAGGAGAGTGCTCACATAAGGATTTTAAACAGTTTCACCAGTCCGCTGTAAGAGTTGACCCAGGTTAGCTTTTGTTGATGCCAGTTACATGGAAAAACTTCTTATTATCCAAGACTGGCTTGCTGCAAATTGCTCTGCGTGGGATTTCACCATCAGGCCTTTTGAAAACTTGAACTATGTTTCCATTGCATTTTTGAGATACCAGCTGGGTATTGATTGTATTACCTAATTGGCTGTTTACTATTTCATGGTGGATATTTTAAGtcccttctgaaaaaaataaggaagttggTATTGACTGcctgtcttcttcctttttctgtataTAAGAACTTTTTGTGAGCAGCAGCACTCCAACCATGACCTGATACTTTACTGTGTTAAAAGCAGAGGACCAGCAAGTATTGCCTCAACATCAAGCTCAGCCCTTTGTTATTCTTCTTCAGAAATGTCCATTGAATGCTGTTTTAATCTAGAGACACAGAAGCTCCAGTACTTCGAGACATGCTTTCAATGGCCAAGCTCTTGCACTGACAAAATGTAGCAGGACCACAGAGCAAGGGCAGAGCTCAGGGAGTGAAAGCCAGTGCAAGGAACTGCTTCCCACTGATGCTTTTACTGGGCTACAGGAGGGAGCATTTGCTAGATCAGAGAAGCTGAACCCTTGGGGTTCAGAGATATATAGGGTAAGACACACAGCATGTGGCCTGGGGACTAGGGGTATGtatagaaattaaaaattcaagcaAATAGTCATGCTCCCTGCAGCTTTTAGTCAAAATGTGTACAAAATATTGCCAGACCCCTTTAACTATGCTCCAATATGCAGCTCAGGACAAGGGACCCTTCTTGGAGTCCCTGACTTTTGTCATACGCATTTCTGATTATTCTTGGTCATAATCATTAACAATCTTTAGTCCCATTTCCACCCCACTAATAATGTAGGAAACCAGCATCTTTCCTCCAGCTGTCCTTAGAGAGCCCATAGAAGCCAACCCTTCTCATTCCCTCTGTCCTCTGAGGTCCAGAGAACACAGCCTACCAAACCTTGATCTCTGTATCCATCCCCCCAAATCCCTTTTATCCACTGCTAAGGAGAGAAACGCTGTCTTCACCAAGCCTCCTTTCTGGGCAGATTGGGATCCTATTTGAACACAGGCTCTGCGGTGGCTgtgcagcagcaagcagagacCAAGTTGTGCCCCCAGGGTCTGTAGGGTGGCATTAGTAAGTGGTGTTACAAAGACTTTGCAATCAAGCAAGGGAAAATCTGTAGCCTGACCATATTAATTATATTCTGAGGGGCTGTAGAAGAGCAAACTGTGAACATCTGTGTGTACTCAGAGACAGGCTGGTTGGTCTAATGCCACCAGAGATGGTCTGCCAGGAACAGCAACGTGTGTAGGTGCTGCAGCGGCAGCACCCCATGGGGAATGAGGAAATGGAAAGGGAAATCATCAGACACAGTTATCTGCTTCTGGCATGTGATGCTGCAAGTCAGCAAACTTGGGAGAATCCTGCGGAAATAGCAAATAGCAATTGTCACCCCGTTTCTGGGCAGGCATGAACAAATTTCTTCTGAATAACGGTTGAaatcttctcttttctgtgaGCTTCCGTTTTTATGAAAACGGGCAGACTTATGACTGGGTATATATTGCAGTGTGACTCTTGCGGcatcagaaaaacatttctccagggagaagagtGAAGCAACGGTTCAGCTGCTTGTTTTGAGACTCTGCGTCAGGGTAAGCTCTTGCTCCTTTCTCACCATTGACTGCAATATTGAAAGTGTTTCCTTAACTTCAGAATAAGTAGATCAGACAAAGGGTGGGCTGAAGTTGCAGAGCTCTAACATCCCCCCCCCTCcaggagaaaatgagagtttGTGCATGCACTGTATTTTGCAgctctttaatattttatgttaagGAGGGCAAGGACAGAAGGAATGACTTGTGAAAGAAACTCAATCATAGAAAAGTAAAGATCTGAAGAATATGAGAGACACTTACAGGCAGAAGAGACTGGAAGTAGCTTGGAAATTGTCATCATATGAGCTAATCCCTgctctttgaaaaaataataaaatcaggtggggtccaggaaaaaaaaaaaaaaaatcacttttggtGATGCTTGGATCAAAACCTCAAAGAAGGAATGCTATTCCCAAAGGGAATAAAGTACTATGAACTGGCACACCCAGGAGGTGATCCCACTAGATCTGAAGCCCTCAGCAGCTCTGGCAATGTGTCACCCATCTGGAAAAGTCACCAAAACCTGGTGGGGTGCTCTGAAGTGGTGGGAGTGTTCCTGCTGCTCACCTGCTGCCCCAGCCAAATGTTGAACCTGGCCAAGGATGCTGCAGGGGAACGATCAGCATGGGAAGCCTTGGGAACAGATGTACACGGATGGTGAACTTAGATGTCCAATTGTAGGAAAACAGATTCTGtcatgtttttttttcattactcaCCTTGATGATTGCAATTTCTCATGTCTATCTGGCACATCTCTTTGGGGATGAATTATTGCCTAGGCTCCAGCAAGGTCTTGGTTAACTAAGAGCAAACACCAGGTATTGGGTTGTATCTGAatgtccctgcctgcagcacaggagTCTGACAAAGGTTATACAAGATACACTGAAGATGCTGGAGGCAGAGTCCCCTCCTGATCTGAGGGTGGCTAATGCAGCCAGGCTCTCCTTTACACCTGATCTGGCAGCATCACTTATCTTACAAATTACTGCCTGTCAATACAGCATGCACCAAACAGATGGGAGTTGGTTTTGTACCCTCTTTCGTGTGTGATGTTGGGAAAGGGTTGATTCAAGGTCTTATTTTGGCCCGCTGGCAGAGTTTGGCTCACAGCTGTAGGGAAGACTTGATTCAAGGTTATCAGAAATGCCATAAAACACCTTGCCTAATTAAGTTTCATTTGCCAACTCACCTGGAAAATTCACATCAAACTGTTTCATAAGAGTGGGGGGGGAGCTTGCCGAGTACCATAACTCCACCAATGACCTTGCAAAAGACCTCTGGAAAAACACAGGTCCTGGCTCCACCCCTGGACAAACTTACTCTAAACCCTGTTTGAGAAATCTAACAACTCTGCCTTCCTGGAAATCATATATAAACCGCCCTAAGGTCACAGCCAGTTTCAGACTGTAGCAGAGACATTTGAAGGTCCTCTACCACGCTGGGACTGCGAGCAGAGTcctgtgaataaaaatatttatgtgccACCCTTTCACACGGTAGGTGGGTTTCAATATATCTGATACTAAATTAGTTAGATATATTTTAAGCTCATGAAGGGGATGGTGCAAAAGAAGGACTTTTCAGTAACTTTTCTGCCTGACCTGGGGCAGGTACAGTCATGCTCTGCAGAGTACTGTAATAAGTCACTTCTTGTAGTTCACTTTTCTCAGTTTTCAGCTTACTGATCATCACATTCCTGATCCAGTGCTAGTAAAGAGATAAAGGACCAGATGTCTTGGGTCAGAGCAAAGGTATATCTAGCTCAATATCCAAAGGAATTTAATAGATGAGGCTCAgggaaaagaataagaaaagagaaaatgtgcaAGGTGAATTTTCAAGCCTTCAGTAGTCCTCAACTCAGACACTTCCCCAGCCAAGGGTGGGTTTTGTGTTTTAGAGGCCACAGCAGCTTTCTCTCCCATTAATCCTTTTAGCTGCTTGTCCTGGCTGCCTTATTTAAAatgctaattattttaaaaccactCCATCGAATGACTAGCAATGAAAATGGGCATATCACTGCTATCCCTAAGCCTGTGGTGCATCTGAAAGAAGGTAAAGAACCCTGCATCGTTGTCAGCATCACAGGGAATTTTTCAGCACTTTTCTCTGGAAAGAATGGGAAGAGCTGCCCCTCAGTGTCTGCGTTgctacagcagcagccagggTGCTGATAAGACAGAGGCATCATCCCTTGTGCTTGCTGCTACCATCTGCTTGGCCACTTCTCTTTCTGTATCCGTGTGTCTGCAAGTCCATTGTCTGGGGTTGGACACTCGGAAAATGCAAGCTGAGCAGCAGGACACACGTTTCCTAATGTCAGCTGAGAGCCAGGACCCCAAGCTGGACCACTTAAGGTTAAACATCTGACCTAACTTTAGGGGAGGTTAATCCTGCTGTGAGCACAGAGGAGTTACGGAAGAGCTGCATATTTTTCTGAACTTGGATGGGGCCAGGGACGCGTAGGAAGCGCAGCATCACTGTTGTTTCCCTTCCAAATCCACTGCGAGACTAAAGCCCAGTTCAGCATTGCAGGTGGCTGAGCAGAGCATGTGCCCAGCTGCAGGTCCTTTGATGTGGGAAGATCCTCAGACCAGAAGGTATTCTGATATAGGGGCTTGCAGCCCCTGGGttgcttcaggatttttttctacaGTGCCAGTGCAAAAGCTGAACTGTTGGTCAACACAGGTAGGTTGGAAGAGGTGACCTTGTCCTAACACCATGCCTCAGTTcccagaaaactttgctgtgtgagCTGATTAGACGTGGAGTGGGTTTGGATTCCCTCCTCAGACGGGCTAAATTCTCCCACTGCTGCCTCCTCTAGACACCTAAAACCTATTTTAGATTTCACCCTTATTCCCCTGTTGATTTGTCCATATCCAGGAGGACAGATGCTGTCCCCTCCTTGGTCCCTCATAGTCCCCTCCTCTGCCAGTCATGTCCCACAAGCATAAAAATGACTCCAGGTCACGATGAGCTTTCTCCAAGTTGAGTGTAACTCTGCATTTTCCCTCCAGGTGAGCAAGAGCCCTTCACTCGAAATCCTCCCCGcgatgctgttgctgctgctgctgcaggtctCAGCGAGCTGCCTCTGGCTGGGACGTAGTGAGGTGGTGACATCCTTTGAAAGTTCATGCCCTCAGTTTTTCTTCCGGGAAACCCCCCCAAATGAAGCCCTGGAGCCGGAGAGCCCAGCCTGGATCTGCCAGCGTTACAAGAACCAGTATTACTTTGCCACCCTGTACGACAGGACCAGGCGTATTCCTGTGTACTCTGCTTACCTCTACCAGCCTGGACCTGGCAAGAGACCTAAAACGTGGCTGGTTGAGCCCCAGGTGAGTGTCCTCTCTTACAGCGCGTCACCCTCCAGTCATTAAAAGATAACTGCAGCATTTAAccaaatacttctttttcctcccacccacacacacatgcaaatggACCCActggatgggattcatctcatctgaCTTCAAACACCTTCACCACATGATTCCTCTGATGAGTTTGAGACATCAGCAGGAGGATGAGATGAGTCATATCCTAAAAGTGCCCATTTTTCTGCATTGACCTTACAGGAACATTAAGTCAAATTATGTTACATTACATTAATTTGCATTACATTAAGTCAAATTATCCTCCTCCCTGCCCCGTGCTGTGATGGGGGACTAAACAGTGGGGAAAAGACATCCAACAGCAGCTACATTTGAGGGACCAACTGTGCTGGGCTCTGACTTCCACTTCACCCTGAACTGTTTTGTATTCCTGACATAGCTTATTTGCTCCCAGTTAAGAGTCAATTTGGCTTTGTAAGTGGCATgagagaaatgcagagaaactCAGAACTGGGTGAGATGACCCAGTGAAAAAGTCTAGGCACAGGCACTCGGCGATGAGAGGGTTAGGTTAACACTGGGTGAATTTATTGCGTGATATTTCAGGCAGTGAAAAGTGAGTAAGATCAGTATCAGTCAAGTCAGAAGTGCACGATCTCCATCCACCTGCAGTTGCTCCTTACCACCACTGCCTCAGGCTTGGTTCAGAAGGATCCACCAGACACACAGATCTCCACAAACTACAGAGCCCTCCCGAACGTCTTTCTGACAAACTTCAGACCCTCAGTAAAAAAGACCAAGCAAATTATGGAACAGAAGAAGAGGAAATTCAGGTCATTGCTGGGGGCACAGTAGCAGCAGGGAATTTAGATAAAAAAGAGCCACAGAAGAAAGCCATATGCCCTGTCCCAGAGGAAGGCTAGATATGTTTCCCTGAATATGAAGAGAAAGGTGTTATAGTTACGAAAAAAAAACATTCGGACTTGTTACTCATAGGAACTCAAGCAACTAATATGGTGTTGCACCACTGCAGCCTCCACATTTAGAGGGGATAAaaacttctctcttttcctcctggaCCATAGACCCAGGCCATCTGTGAAATCTGTGATTTTGCTAACTTTCTTCAGAGGTCTTTTTGCAGGATTTCAGTTCCCCATGTCTCTCTGGGGATCATGAGCTCCTTGAAGAGACTGATCATTTCTAGCTTATTTTCAGTGATGCTGCAGACAGAACACATCTGTTCTCCCTGGCACAGATCAGCTCCGAGACACGTTATTAGCACTGCAGTAGCAGATCCCACTTGCATTGAGGTATTTTTGCTTAGTGAGCAAAAAGCTTCATCTTCACAATGAACTATAGTCCTCCCAGGGACACTTCACCTTTAGGTGAGGGTTCCTGACACATCTTGCTGTGTATGGGGTCAGAGGAGGTGAATGCTGATGTTTCAGCAGCAACCACTCATACTTCTTCCCAATTAAGGGGCaaagcaggagaggaggagaaagggctGTGTCCTCCTCACCTCCTCCTGGGAGTCCTGTGGGCTCCACAGCTCTTCTGCTCATCCTCTTCCCATCCTGTCCACCTTCAAGGACTCCTTAAGACACCCAACCTTCAAAGAGGATATCTGTGTGCTTGTTTTCCCTAAGCTTGTAAAACACGAAGGTGTTGACAGATTGGATTAAAAAAGGCATGAAAACCTTTCATAGATACTGAGAGAACTCTTGTGGAAATGGGGCTGAACAGAGCAAAGGCCAGAGCTGATGATAGCGTGATTAGATGCAAGTGATGAAGGTTGGACGTGATTAATGGGGGTGGGAGGAACAGGGGAGAGCCCTGGGCAGATGTGGTGTGtggagaagggaggaaagggaaccAGATGTGGCAGGGGACATGTCTCACCAAAGTCACCTTTCAAACCTGGGAGTGGAAAATGCTTATTGTCTCATGCGTCCACCCACACTCCCACCGCAGGCTGCAGGCTGGATTTCAAAGGTCACAAGTCAAATCGAGAGCAGTCAaattctaatcttttttttttttttttttaatctcttgtGTTTGTTGGGGAGGGGCAGATTTATGATTTCTCTCTGATTCATGTGTTTTCGTACACTGAGATGACAAAAAATGGGTGCTCATCACTCACTGACTCCTGCTCCAGAGAAACCTGTTCCATTACTCCCATCCCcaatactaacactttttcctcttctttactTGTCAAGCTAATGGGTTCAATTTATCCCAAAACTATGGAAAGAGAGTGGACCCTCTTAAATCATTTCAGCGTCAGCTTGGAGCAACTCAGCAAGAGCCAGGCTATCCTCCAAGACTACAAGAACCTGACGGGTTTGAACCGTGGCCATTTGAACCCCAGCAGCCATCACTCTGACTCCGACAGCAGGACGGCTACCTTCACCCTCACCAACATAGTGCCCCAGGATGAGAAGCTCAACGGCGGTGCCTGGAACAACTACGAGCAGCAAACGATGATCAGGAGCACCAAGGGCTGTAACACCACCTATGTCATTGTGGGTGCCGTGCCTGGGAACAACTATATCGCCAAGGGGAGGGTTAATAAACCCAGCCACATCTGGTCAAGTGCCTGCTGTGAGGTGGACACCAACCACAGGAAGGCTTGGGCGGTCATCGCTGAGAATGACAAGAACAAGGTCCAGCTCCTCACACTGGGGGAGCTGGAGGACGTGTTGACCCACCTCTACGGGAGGGACCAGGTTTCTCTGTTTGACAGCAGCTGTCCCCGGGAATAAGTCCCACCTCACATCCTGGGTATAAAGGGCTCGGGAGCCTTTGCCACTAGCAGCGTCGCCACGTGTCCTGTGCAGCATCTGTCCTGCTTCCTTCTCTAGCAGTTTTCAAGCTCTGTCTCTCAGAGCACCTTCTCCTTTCATAAAAGGGAGAAAGAGGTCAGCAGAGCCTCCAGCTGGCTTGCTTGGTGCTGCCCATCCTTGGAGGGAGCTCTCAGGGAGGAGTCCTTGCCCTGGCCACTCTGGAAGGACAGGTTGGTTAACAGCCCATGGGCAAGGAAATTGGATCTTCTCACTGAGACTAGAGGGGCTTTAcggttttttccctttttctccatgCTTATATACAGATCGTAGTTCTTTCCTCTCCTCATTAGGTATCACTGATAATGTGCTGCTGACTTGTTCCTCACCTTCTCATGAAGGAAGGTGGCTCTAGGGGGGctcaggttgtccagagaggttgtggagtctccatctctggaaatactcaaaacctgactggacacagtcctggacaacctgctctagctgaccctgcttcaTCAGGGGTCTGGACTAGAGGACCTCGAGAGATCCCTCCCAACCTCAATGatttggtgattctgtgattcatcctGGGGTCAGGAAAGTAAAGAGCCCAAGAATTGCTGAGGGTCTGTAAGGTTTATCCTACAGATACATTCTGACCAATGACAGCCAGTGACAACAGCAAAGGATAGAGAGGAAggtggaaagaagaaatacaactAAGCATAGGAGGATCATCCCAGCTCTCTTGAggtctataaataaataaaacaaggagaaggaaggaaataacCCACATCTAATCACTAGGCTCCCTACCCTCAGCTTACACAGAGACTGTGTTTATGTAAATTTGCTagcaggtttttgtttgcttccttttgGAACCTGCACCTTGAGAGCCAGAGATGACCTGTCAGACAACCAGGCTCAGGGATCAGATATACAGCAAGATTTGACCAGTCAAAGATAAATTTCTGTGATACATTGGTTGGATAATTTCattctctgctctgcttctgaaCCTTTCCTGCAGATTTATGTATAACTGATTTTGTGAAATGTATTCAGTGGGTGTAAAAAATCAATGTATGCCATATAATTTAGTTCCTGAGTAGTttacaatataaattatttgatCCACTGCTGGATCATACAGTCATCTTATATATAAACCAGAAGTTGCTTCCCTCTGAATTTTCCACTACTAGTAATGCCCTAGTACCTACAGCATCCTTGCAGGAGGTAGCGTGTCCAAGCACAATCTGAAGATGCCATAACACCTACAGAAATGTCACCACCAGACTTCAGTTACTTTTCCTATGAATGTGCATGAACAATGTGGATCATGGTACAAATGGCTCATACAAACTCTCTCACTTCAGAGATACCAGCTTGAGCCTGAACTTCTCAGCTCAGGAGCTGTTCATCAGCCTGCTGGGTCTCACCGCTCACCCAGGACAAACCTCTTTGAAGGCTGCACAGAAACGTGGGGTGGGGTTCAGGTGCAGAGTCAGACACCTATATGCAGGTGTCTCCATGTGTGCTGGGTGTCGGAGCTCTGATTGCAGCCAGCAAAGATCCAGGTGTGGCTCAACTGCATAAATAGAAGCATCCTGGGCCACTTGAGATGCCCTGATGTATGCAAGGCATCCAGACGGTCTGGCTGATCTGCTGCAGGATCCTAGGGGACACCCACTCCCATCTGGGTCAGCAACCAGAGGCCAGGCCATCTCCAGTGGCTCTGGATACCTGAGCGCAGGCAACCAGATCCCACCGCAGACCACTGGGCAGTGCCCGGCAGCATCGTGGACCTCTGCTCCTGCCATCTCCAGCTGCCATAGTGAGAGCAGCAATAACACTCGCTTGTGCCAGCTGTCTTGCTCAGTGAGGTAGgagaatattttgctttttaggaGGACAAGGTAAGAACGTGACTCACACCCCTCTTTGCTGGGTAGCCCCTGTGGTCCCAGGTCCCCTGCCCCAATGGATTTTTGCTCCTCGGTTCAGATGCTGGCACAGACCACTGATGGGGTGAAACCATCAGTGATAGTTCAGGTTGAGGGACCTCTGCAGACACCTCTGGGGTTGTATATGGGGCTTCCTCTGGCTCGCTCAACCGCCTCCTTGCACCCGCTGGGGCTTGAAACCACACTCGTCTTCGCCACTGCCCATCCCATGCCCTGCCACCCCTGCTTTGAAGGCTCTGCTGGAATCCCCCACTCCCTGACCACCCCCGTGAGGCACCCCTCCATCAGCTCCCTGGGATCCCCCCCAGGACCTTTTCCCCTGGCAGTACCCAGAAATGCCCTCCCCTCCACAGCAAATATGTGAAATACATGGGAagccaaaaaaaataaatgaatcagcTTGGAGGCTGCcttccagcagatatcagggGTGCTTCACACAGCACCCCAGCttggagctgccccagccccatggTCACTAGCTCCAGGAGCATCCTCCCAGACAGTTTACATCTGTGATTTTCTCTGGTTGCTGCTGACCCTGGCTATGCATGGGGAATAGGGATACAGCCCTTTCGTGACCCCAGAGCCGCTCCATGCATCATGTGTGTGCCCCTGGCGGGGTGGGAAGCTCCTCTGTCCACTGGGAAGATGCAGCTGCACTGAGATGGGAACGTAATTTTGCAGTTTGCTCTGCGTCTGTCTTCAGGAAGAGCTCTGGGCACTAGTGGATTGCTGGGATTTTAGACACAAAGGAAAAATGATTTTGCCCaggagctgtggggggatgctgGGAGCTAAACCCCATTAGCCCTGTTGCTCATTGCTTTGCCCGCTGGGGTTGTTTGAACAGGCAGGCAGCTCACAGAGGGCCCTACCACTGTCTGAGCTCACTTCAGTGCAAAGGGCTGGATCATGCAGTTTGCTTAGTCCTTTCCGAAAAACACCAATGGTTCAAACAGCTTGATCTGAACAACATGTTGTCACATCCTTTCCCcgaaaagaagaaaacaagaaactcAAGAGAGTGGCATCATCTGGACTGTGCTTGAGAAAGCAGCTGGGCAAAACTCCTTTGATGCATCCAGGTTTTGAGCAGCTATAACATTCTGCCAGAGTAAATACAATATGTTTATCTGTAAAGCTCTGCAGGAGTGTCTCTGGCTGCCACATGGGGAAGGCAGGCTGGGAGCACCTCACTGGGGCTTTGCCATCTCCTGGGCAAAGGAGATTCCATCTCCATCTGCTGGGTTGGACACACTGAAGCTATTGGATATGGCTATCTCTTTCGTGTAGGCAGTAAATGTACTGTGTGTGGTTCTGCATGAAATGTGCTGTTTGTGGCACTGCCAAGCTGATCCTCTAGCTGGTTGTCCAGGGGAGTGCACGTCTCTTAATCTCACCCTGCA includes the following:
- the LOC141943935 gene encoding endonuclease domain-containing 1 protein-like; its protein translation is MLLLLLLQVSASCLWLGRSEVVTSFESSCPQFFFRETPPNEALEPESPAWICQRYKNQYYFATLYDRTRRIPVYSAYLYQPGPGKRPKTWLVEPQLMGSIYPKTMEREWTLLNHFSVSLEQLSKSQAILQDYKNLTGLNRGHLNPSSHHSDSDSRTATFTLTNIVPQDEKLNGGAWNNYEQQTMIRSTKGCNTTYVIVGAVPGNNYIAKGRVNKPSHIWSSACCEVDTNHRKAWAVIAENDKNKVQLLTLGELEDVLTHLYGRDQVSLFDSSCPRE